A window of Oncorhynchus keta strain PuntledgeMale-10-30-2019 chromosome 27, Oket_V2, whole genome shotgun sequence contains these coding sequences:
- the LOC118359886 gene encoding lysine-specific demethylase 5C-like isoform X6: MAMEGEDFVPPPECPVFEPSWEEFQDPLGYIAKIRPIAEKSGICKIRPPADWQPPFAVEVDSFRFTPRIQRLNELEAETRVKLNYLDRIAKFWEIQGSSLKIPNIERRILDLFSLSKVVIEEGGFDIVSKERRWARVAQKLGYPPGKNIGSLLRSHYERIVYPFEVFHTGASLPTKPKLYDGEEVHREYKPHSIPLRQSVQPSKTSSYGRRANRLQPDPDPTEEDIEKNPELKKLQIYGAGPKMMGLGLVPRNKSIPKKEELPQTVTVRAAAPAVQVKEQPGEVKEKGGDGSTTTMAPPPSDATIKIEVKKEEEKHEGGAAHDSGDQDSGENGDGPCTKMTMRLRRNLGNPQFVDSFVCRMCGRGDEDEKLLLCDGCDDNYHTFCLLPPLTEAPKGNWRCPKCVAEECKRPAEAFGFEQATREYTLQSFGEMADTFKADYFNMPVHMVPTELVEREFWRLVSSIEEDVTVEYGADIHSKEFGSGFPMNNGMKNLSQEEADYARSGWNLNVMPVLEQSLLCHINADISGMKVPWLYVGMVFSAFCWHIEDHWSYSINYLHWGEPKTWYGVPSVAAEQLEEVMKKLTPELFEFQPDLLHQLVTIMNPNILMAHGVPVVRTNQCAGEFVITFPRAYHSGFNQGYNFAEAVNFCTADWLPAGRSCIEHYRRLRRYCVFSHEELTCKMAACPEKLDLNLAAATHREMFSIVQEERELRKGLLERGITEAEREAFELLPDDERQCDNCKTTCFLSALACSNCTERLVCLYHTQDLCNCPTDKLYLRYRYTLDELLAMLHRLKVRAESFDSWANRVKEALEQEEGNKTGVTDLEVLKAEAAEKKFPDNELLQRLNTTLTDTQHCQQTSTELLNKTLTRRMTLAELKALVEKMENLPCVISQLEDVQAVLRTIEEFQTQAQALVSDRDWRRDAPPPEQLQALLEQGAGLPVDAPECELLKGMQEQSRWLGEVRRTMGPEGSEVTLVVLRSLMEAGCIVPQSVSVETAMAELQELLTIAERWEEKAQICLEQRQKHPLSTLEAIVNEAQLIPVKLPNILSLRGCLSRARAWVTDLEEIQNGEHYPCLDDLEGLVAIGRDLPVRMEELRQLELQVASAHSWRDKASKTFLKKSSQHSLLQVLCPCVEKRKARGEETGCLDDTDTNTLGLSAQDLRDPGAIVMAFKEGEHQEKEALLRLQQDNLSKPGVEKKEKEVKTEQEDKENGGGRWGEDPMELDTALHSENCGKGNGDSNHTTTGSASPPQSVCVCGRAPRPPLLRCHLCKDWFHGGCVPFPSLLLPSAPPTNPLCWWDWDSRFLCPRCQRSRRPRLETILALLVALQRLPVRLPEGEALQCLTERAITWQGRAKEALDSPEIQGALEKLQELKQKQPHREGEEEEDGKKGNSESVIVLSDSEGGEGEGVIDLTEENSPKKTPKKEMNGGTQAGCENGISRYNVTGVGSLLPLVPSLKGPVIELSLTTRTQLEELQLEGDLLEVSLDQTSTIHRVLQAASEPQRHTLQTLILIELQEQKGAGRGGRAKDKRKRKSQRGDTGAEGGPRSQDTSESKKTRPLNHIPIQTHPEIL; the protein is encoded by the exons AT GGCGATGGAGGGGGAAGATTTTGTGCCTCCTCCGGAGTGCCCAGTGTTCGAGCCGTCATGGGAGGAGTTTCAGGATCCCCTGGGCTACATTGCCAAGATCCGTCCAATTGCAGAGAAGTCTGGAATCTGCAAGATTCGTCCTCCTGCT GACTGGCAGCCACCCTTTGCTGTGGAGGTGGATAGCTTCCGCTTCACACCCCGTATACAGAGACTCAATGAGCTGGAG GCGGAGACACGAGTCAAGCTAAACTACTTGGACCGGATCGCCAAATTCTGGGAGATCCAGGGATCCTCTCTCAAGATCCCGAACATCGAGAGGCGCATCCTGGACCTCTTCAGCCTGTCCAAG GTTgtgatagaggagggagggtttGATATAGTCAGCAAGGAGAGGCGCTGGGCTCGCGTGGCCCAGAAGCTTGGCTACCCTCCAGGCAAGAACATTGGCTCCCTCCTGCGCTCACACTACGAGAGGATTGTCTACCCCTTTGAGGTGTTCCACACTGGTGCCAGCCTGCCG ACTAAGCCAAAGCTATATGATGGAGAGGAGGTGCATAGAGAATACAAGCCCCACTCCATCCCCCTACGCCAGTCTGTCCAGCCCTCCAAGACGAGCAGCTACGGACGCAGAGCCAATCGTCTCCAGCCAGAC CCTGATCCCACAGAGGAGGACATAGAGAAGAATCCAGAGCTGAAGAAACTACAGATTTACGGTGCAGGGCCTAAGATGATGGGGCTAGGACTGGTGCCCAGGAATAAGAGCATTCCCAAGAAAG AAGAGCTGCCTCAGACTGTGACTGTCCGGGCTGCAGCTCCTGCTGTCCAGGTCAAGGAGCAGCCAGGGGAGGtcaaagagaaaggaggagatggCAGCACAACCACAATGGCTCCTCCTCCCTCTGATGCCACGATAAAGATTGAGgtgaagaaagaggaagagaaacatGAAGGTGGAGCAGCTCATGACAGCGGGGACCAAGACAGTGGTGAAAACGGTGACGGGCCCTGCACCAAGATGACCATGAGGCTGAGACGTAACCTCGGCAACCCTCAGTTT GTGGATTCGTTTGTGTGCCGGATGTGTGGCCGTGGCGACGAGGATGAGAAGCTCCTGCTGTGTGACGGTTGTGATGACAACTACCACACCTTCTGTCTGCTGCCCCCTCTCACTGAGGCCCCCAAGGGCAACTGGCGCTGTCCAAAATGTGTGGCTGAG GAGTGTAAAAGGCCAGCGGAGGCCTTTGGTTTTGAGCAGGCTACTAGGGAATACACCCTGCAGAGTTTTGGGGAGATGGCCGACACCTTCAAAGCAGACTACTTCAACATGCCTGTCCAT ATGGTTCCAACAGagctggtggagagagagttctgGCGGTTGGTCAGTAGTATAGAGGAGGACGTGACAGTGGAGTATGGAGCCGACATCCACTCTAAAGAGTTTGGCAGTGGATTCCCCATGAACAACGGCATGAAGAACCTCTCACAAGAGGAAGCG GACTATGCCCGGAGCGGCTGGAACCTGAACGTGATGCCAGTTCTGGAGCAGTCCCTGCTGTGCCACATCAACGCAGACATCTCTGGCATGAAGGTGCCCTGGCTCTATGTGGGCATGGTCTTCTCCGCTTTCTGCTGGCACATCGAAGACCACTGGAGCTACTCCATCAACTACCTGCACTG GGGTGAGCCTAAGACGTGGTATGGGGTTCCCTCTGTAGCAGCAGAGCAGTTAGAGGAGGTGATGAAGAAGCTGACCCCAGAGCTGTTTGAGTTCCAGCCTGACCTCCTCCACCAGCTGGTCACTATTATGAACCCCAACATCCTCATGGCTCACGGGGTCCCg GTTGTGCGCACCAACCAATGTGCTGGCGAGTTTGTCATCACTTTCCCCAGAGCCTACCACAGCGGCTTCAATCAGGGATACAACTTTGCTGAAGCTGTAAACTTTTGCACTGCAGACTGG CTGCCCGCAGGCCGCTCCTGTATCGAGCACTACCGTCGTCTGAGACGGTACTGTGTTTTCTCCCACGAGGAGCTGACCTGTAAGATGGCCGCCTGCCCAGAGAAGCTAGACCTCAACCTGGCCGCTGCCACGCACAGAGAGATGTTCAGCATCGTCCAGGAGGAGAGGGAGCTACGCAAGGGCTTGCTGGAGAGG ggCATcacagaggctgagagggaggCGTTTGAGCTGCTACCTGATGATGAGAGGCAGTGTGATAATTGCAAGACCACCTGCTTCCTGTCGGCCCTGGCCTGTTCAAACTGCACTGAACGCCTCGTCTGTCTCTACCACACTCAGGACCTCTGTAACTGCCCCACAGACAAACTCTACCTCAG gtacaggtacacacTGGATGAGCTGCTGGCCATGTTACACCGGCTCAAAGTGCGAGCTGAGTCGTTTGATTCCTGGGCCAACAGAGTGAAAGAGGCTCTGGAGCAGGAAGAGGGCAACAAGACAG GTGTCACGGATCTGGAGGTGCTGAAGGCAGAGGCAGCAGAGAAGAAGTTTCCTGACAACGAGCTGCTCCAGAGACTCAACACTACCCTCACTGACACACAGCACTGTCAGCAGACCAGCACTGAGCTCCTCAACAAGACACTGACCAG GAGGATGACCCTTGCTGAACTCAAGGCtctagtggagaagatggagaacCTGCCCTGTGTGATAAGCCAGCTTGAGGACGTACAG GCGGTCCTGCGTACGATAGAGGAATTCCAGACTCAGGCCCAGGCTCTAGTAAGCGACAGGGACTGGCGGCGAGACGCCCCTCCCCCAGAGCAGCTTCAGGCCCTGTTGGAGCAGGGGGCTGGCTTACCTGTCGATGCCCCTGAGTGTGAGCTCCTGAAGGGGATGCAGGAGCAGAGCCGCTGGCTAGGCGAGGTGCGCCGGACCATGGGTCCCGAGGGGAGTGAGGTGACCCTGGTGGTCCTCAGGAGCCTGATGGAGGCGGGCTGCATCGTGCCCCAGAGCGTCTCTGTGGAAACGGCCATGGCAGAGCTGCAGGAGCTGCTGACGATAGCAGAACGCTGGGAGGAGAAGGCCCAGATCTGTTTGGAGCAACG GCAGAAGCACCCTCTGTCCACCTTGGAGGCCATAGTGAACGAGGCCCAGCTCATCCCAGTCAAGCTGCCCAACATCCTGTCTCTCCGGGGCTGTCTGAGCCGGGCCAGGGCCTGGGTCACTGACCTGGAGGAGATCCAG aatGGGGAGCACTACCCGTGTCTGGATGACCTGGAGGGCCTGGTGGCGATAGGGAGAGACCTGCCAGTCAGGATGGAGGAGCTGAGGCAGCTGGAGCTGCAGGTAGCCAGCGCCCACTCCTGGAGAGACAAGGCCTCCAAGACCTTCCTGAAGAAGAGCAGCCAGCACAGCCTGCTACAG GTGTTGTGTCCGTGCGTGGAGAAGCGTAAagcgaggggagaggagacgggttgtTTAGATGACACCGATACCAACACTCTGGGCCTTTCTGCTCAGGACCTGAGAGACCCTGGAGCCATT GTGATGGCGTTTAAAGAAGGAGAGCACCAGGAGAAAGAGGCTCTGCTGAGGCTCCAGCAGGACAACCTGTCTAAACCAGGTgtggagaagaaagagaaagaggtaaagactgagcaggaggacaaggagaacggaggtgggaggtggggggaggacCCCATGGAGCTGGACACAGCTCTCCACTCTGAGAACTGTGGAAAGGGGAACGGGGACAGTAACCACACAACGACAGGCAGTGCCTCTCctccccagtcagtgtgtgtgtgtggccgggCGCCTCGCCCCCCTCTGCTGCGCTGCCACCTGTGTAAAGACTGGTTCCACGGTGGGTGTGTCCCGTTCCCCTCCCTCTTGCTCCCCTCAGCGCCCCCCACCAACCCCCTCTGCTGGTGGGACTGGGACTCACGCTTCCTGTGCCCCCGGTGCCAGCGCTCGCGGCGCCCGCGTCTGGAGACCATCCTGGCCCTGCTGGTGGCGCTCCAGAGGCTGCCCGTCCGTCTGCCAGAGGGAGAGGCTCTGCAGTGTCTCACAGAGAGGGCCATCACCTGGCAGGGGCGCGCCAAGGAGGCACTGGACAGCCCAGAGATACAGGGGGCACTAGAGAAGCTGCAGGAGCTTAAACAGAAGCAGCctcacagggagggagaggaggaggaggatgggaagaAAGGGAACTCTGAGTCGGTGATAGTGCTGTCGGAttctgagggaggggagggagagggagtgatagacCTCACAGAGGAGAACTCTCCCAAGAAGACCCCAAAGAAAGAGATGAACGGTGGCACGCAGGCTGGATGTGAAAACGGCATAAGCCGTTACAATGTAACAG GTGTGGGCTCTCTGCTGCCGCTGGTCCCTTCACTAAAAGGCCCAGTGATCGAGCTGTCCCTGACCACCAGGACCCAGCTAGAGGAGTTGCAGCTGGAGGGAGACCTGCTGGAGGTGTCTCTGGACCAGACCAGCACCATCCACAGGGTCCTCCAGGCTGCTTCAGagccacagagacacacactccaAACACTCATACTG ATTGAGCTCCAGGAGCAGAAAGGGGCGGGTCGTGGGGGGCGGGCCAAGgacaagaggaagaggaagagccaGAGGGGCGACACAGGGGCGGAGGGAGGACCCCGGTCCCAGGACACCTCAGAGTCCAAGAAGACCCGGCCCCTCAACCACATTCCCATCCAGACACACCCCGAG ATCTTATGA
- the LOC118359886 gene encoding lysine-specific demethylase 5C-like isoform X7 — MAMEGEDFVPPPECPVFEPSWEEFQDPLGYIAKIRPIAEKSGICKIRPPADWQPPFAVEVDSFRFTPRIQRLNELEAETRVKLNYLDRIAKFWEIQGSSLKIPNIERRILDLFSLSKVVIEEGGFDIVSKERRWARVAQKLGYPPGKNIGSLLRSHYERIVYPFEVFHTGASLPQTKPKLYDGEEVHREYKPHSIPLRQSVQPSKTSSYGRRANRLQPDPDPTEEDIEKNPELKKLQIYGAGPKMMGLGLVPRNKSIPKKELPQTVTVRAAAPAVQVKEQPGEVKEKGGDGSTTTMAPPPSDATIKIEVKKEEEKHEGGAAHDSGDQDSGENGDGPCTKMTMRLRRNLGNPQFVDSFVCRMCGRGDEDEKLLLCDGCDDNYHTFCLLPPLTEAPKGNWRCPKCVAEECKRPAEAFGFEQATREYTLQSFGEMADTFKADYFNMPVHMVPTELVEREFWRLVSSIEEDVTVEYGADIHSKEFGSGFPMNNGMKNLSQEEADYARSGWNLNVMPVLEQSLLCHINADISGMKVPWLYVGMVFSAFCWHIEDHWSYSINYLHWGEPKTWYGVPSVAAEQLEEVMKKLTPELFEFQPDLLHQLVTIMNPNILMAHGVPVVRTNQCAGEFVITFPRAYHSGFNQGYNFAEAVNFCTADWLPAGRSCIEHYRRLRRYCVFSHEELTCKMAACPEKLDLNLAAATHREMFSIVQEERELRKGLLERGITEAEREAFELLPDDERQCDNCKTTCFLSALACSNCTERLVCLYHTQDLCNCPTDKLYLRYRYTLDELLAMLHRLKVRAESFDSWANRVKEALEQEEGNKTGVTDLEVLKAEAAEKKFPDNELLQRLNTTLTDTQHCQQTSTELLNKTLTRRMTLAELKALVEKMENLPCVISQLEDVQAVLRTIEEFQTQAQALVSDRDWRRDAPPPEQLQALLEQGAGLPVDAPECELLKGMQEQSRWLGEVRRTMGPEGSEVTLVVLRSLMEAGCIVPQSVSVETAMAELQELLTIAERWEEKAQICLEQRQKHPLSTLEAIVNEAQLIPVKLPNILSLRGCLSRARAWVTDLEEIQNGEHYPCLDDLEGLVAIGRDLPVRMEELRQLELQVASAHSWRDKASKTFLKKSSQHSLLQVLCPCVEKRKARGEETGCLDDTDTNTLGLSAQDLRDPGAIVMAFKEGEHQEKEALLRLQQDNLSKPGVEKKEKEVKTEQEDKENGGGRWGEDPMELDTALHSENCGKGNGDSNHTTTGSASPPQSVCVCGRAPRPPLLRCHLCKDWFHGGCVPFPSLLLPSAPPTNPLCWWDWDSRFLCPRCQRSRRPRLETILALLVALQRLPVRLPEGEALQCLTERAITWQGRAKEALDSPEIQGALEKLQELKQKQPHREGEEEEDGKKGNSESVIVLSDSEGGEGEGVIDLTEENSPKKTPKKEMNGGTQAGCENGISRYNVTGVGSLLPLVPSLKGPVIELSLTTRTQLEELQLEGDLLEVSLDQTSTIHRVLQAASEPQRHTLQTLILIELQEQKGAGRGGRAKDKRKRKSQRGDTGAEGGPRSQDTSESKKTRPLNHIPIQTHPEIL; from the exons AT GGCGATGGAGGGGGAAGATTTTGTGCCTCCTCCGGAGTGCCCAGTGTTCGAGCCGTCATGGGAGGAGTTTCAGGATCCCCTGGGCTACATTGCCAAGATCCGTCCAATTGCAGAGAAGTCTGGAATCTGCAAGATTCGTCCTCCTGCT GACTGGCAGCCACCCTTTGCTGTGGAGGTGGATAGCTTCCGCTTCACACCCCGTATACAGAGACTCAATGAGCTGGAG GCGGAGACACGAGTCAAGCTAAACTACTTGGACCGGATCGCCAAATTCTGGGAGATCCAGGGATCCTCTCTCAAGATCCCGAACATCGAGAGGCGCATCCTGGACCTCTTCAGCCTGTCCAAG GTTgtgatagaggagggagggtttGATATAGTCAGCAAGGAGAGGCGCTGGGCTCGCGTGGCCCAGAAGCTTGGCTACCCTCCAGGCAAGAACATTGGCTCCCTCCTGCGCTCACACTACGAGAGGATTGTCTACCCCTTTGAGGTGTTCCACACTGGTGCCAGCCTGCCG CAGACTAAGCCAAAGCTATATGATGGAGAGGAGGTGCATAGAGAATACAAGCCCCACTCCATCCCCCTACGCCAGTCTGTCCAGCCCTCCAAGACGAGCAGCTACGGACGCAGAGCCAATCGTCTCCAGCCAGAC CCTGATCCCACAGAGGAGGACATAGAGAAGAATCCAGAGCTGAAGAAACTACAGATTTACGGTGCAGGGCCTAAGATGATGGGGCTAGGACTGGTGCCCAGGAATAAGAGCATTCCCAAGAAAG AGCTGCCTCAGACTGTGACTGTCCGGGCTGCAGCTCCTGCTGTCCAGGTCAAGGAGCAGCCAGGGGAGGtcaaagagaaaggaggagatggCAGCACAACCACAATGGCTCCTCCTCCCTCTGATGCCACGATAAAGATTGAGgtgaagaaagaggaagagaaacatGAAGGTGGAGCAGCTCATGACAGCGGGGACCAAGACAGTGGTGAAAACGGTGACGGGCCCTGCACCAAGATGACCATGAGGCTGAGACGTAACCTCGGCAACCCTCAGTTT GTGGATTCGTTTGTGTGCCGGATGTGTGGCCGTGGCGACGAGGATGAGAAGCTCCTGCTGTGTGACGGTTGTGATGACAACTACCACACCTTCTGTCTGCTGCCCCCTCTCACTGAGGCCCCCAAGGGCAACTGGCGCTGTCCAAAATGTGTGGCTGAG GAGTGTAAAAGGCCAGCGGAGGCCTTTGGTTTTGAGCAGGCTACTAGGGAATACACCCTGCAGAGTTTTGGGGAGATGGCCGACACCTTCAAAGCAGACTACTTCAACATGCCTGTCCAT ATGGTTCCAACAGagctggtggagagagagttctgGCGGTTGGTCAGTAGTATAGAGGAGGACGTGACAGTGGAGTATGGAGCCGACATCCACTCTAAAGAGTTTGGCAGTGGATTCCCCATGAACAACGGCATGAAGAACCTCTCACAAGAGGAAGCG GACTATGCCCGGAGCGGCTGGAACCTGAACGTGATGCCAGTTCTGGAGCAGTCCCTGCTGTGCCACATCAACGCAGACATCTCTGGCATGAAGGTGCCCTGGCTCTATGTGGGCATGGTCTTCTCCGCTTTCTGCTGGCACATCGAAGACCACTGGAGCTACTCCATCAACTACCTGCACTG GGGTGAGCCTAAGACGTGGTATGGGGTTCCCTCTGTAGCAGCAGAGCAGTTAGAGGAGGTGATGAAGAAGCTGACCCCAGAGCTGTTTGAGTTCCAGCCTGACCTCCTCCACCAGCTGGTCACTATTATGAACCCCAACATCCTCATGGCTCACGGGGTCCCg GTTGTGCGCACCAACCAATGTGCTGGCGAGTTTGTCATCACTTTCCCCAGAGCCTACCACAGCGGCTTCAATCAGGGATACAACTTTGCTGAAGCTGTAAACTTTTGCACTGCAGACTGG CTGCCCGCAGGCCGCTCCTGTATCGAGCACTACCGTCGTCTGAGACGGTACTGTGTTTTCTCCCACGAGGAGCTGACCTGTAAGATGGCCGCCTGCCCAGAGAAGCTAGACCTCAACCTGGCCGCTGCCACGCACAGAGAGATGTTCAGCATCGTCCAGGAGGAGAGGGAGCTACGCAAGGGCTTGCTGGAGAGG ggCATcacagaggctgagagggaggCGTTTGAGCTGCTACCTGATGATGAGAGGCAGTGTGATAATTGCAAGACCACCTGCTTCCTGTCGGCCCTGGCCTGTTCAAACTGCACTGAACGCCTCGTCTGTCTCTACCACACTCAGGACCTCTGTAACTGCCCCACAGACAAACTCTACCTCAG gtacaggtacacacTGGATGAGCTGCTGGCCATGTTACACCGGCTCAAAGTGCGAGCTGAGTCGTTTGATTCCTGGGCCAACAGAGTGAAAGAGGCTCTGGAGCAGGAAGAGGGCAACAAGACAG GTGTCACGGATCTGGAGGTGCTGAAGGCAGAGGCAGCAGAGAAGAAGTTTCCTGACAACGAGCTGCTCCAGAGACTCAACACTACCCTCACTGACACACAGCACTGTCAGCAGACCAGCACTGAGCTCCTCAACAAGACACTGACCAG GAGGATGACCCTTGCTGAACTCAAGGCtctagtggagaagatggagaacCTGCCCTGTGTGATAAGCCAGCTTGAGGACGTACAG GCGGTCCTGCGTACGATAGAGGAATTCCAGACTCAGGCCCAGGCTCTAGTAAGCGACAGGGACTGGCGGCGAGACGCCCCTCCCCCAGAGCAGCTTCAGGCCCTGTTGGAGCAGGGGGCTGGCTTACCTGTCGATGCCCCTGAGTGTGAGCTCCTGAAGGGGATGCAGGAGCAGAGCCGCTGGCTAGGCGAGGTGCGCCGGACCATGGGTCCCGAGGGGAGTGAGGTGACCCTGGTGGTCCTCAGGAGCCTGATGGAGGCGGGCTGCATCGTGCCCCAGAGCGTCTCTGTGGAAACGGCCATGGCAGAGCTGCAGGAGCTGCTGACGATAGCAGAACGCTGGGAGGAGAAGGCCCAGATCTGTTTGGAGCAACG GCAGAAGCACCCTCTGTCCACCTTGGAGGCCATAGTGAACGAGGCCCAGCTCATCCCAGTCAAGCTGCCCAACATCCTGTCTCTCCGGGGCTGTCTGAGCCGGGCCAGGGCCTGGGTCACTGACCTGGAGGAGATCCAG aatGGGGAGCACTACCCGTGTCTGGATGACCTGGAGGGCCTGGTGGCGATAGGGAGAGACCTGCCAGTCAGGATGGAGGAGCTGAGGCAGCTGGAGCTGCAGGTAGCCAGCGCCCACTCCTGGAGAGACAAGGCCTCCAAGACCTTCCTGAAGAAGAGCAGCCAGCACAGCCTGCTACAG GTGTTGTGTCCGTGCGTGGAGAAGCGTAAagcgaggggagaggagacgggttgtTTAGATGACACCGATACCAACACTCTGGGCCTTTCTGCTCAGGACCTGAGAGACCCTGGAGCCATT GTGATGGCGTTTAAAGAAGGAGAGCACCAGGAGAAAGAGGCTCTGCTGAGGCTCCAGCAGGACAACCTGTCTAAACCAGGTgtggagaagaaagagaaagaggtaaagactgagcaggaggacaaggagaacggaggtgggaggtggggggaggacCCCATGGAGCTGGACACAGCTCTCCACTCTGAGAACTGTGGAAAGGGGAACGGGGACAGTAACCACACAACGACAGGCAGTGCCTCTCctccccagtcagtgtgtgtgtgtggccgggCGCCTCGCCCCCCTCTGCTGCGCTGCCACCTGTGTAAAGACTGGTTCCACGGTGGGTGTGTCCCGTTCCCCTCCCTCTTGCTCCCCTCAGCGCCCCCCACCAACCCCCTCTGCTGGTGGGACTGGGACTCACGCTTCCTGTGCCCCCGGTGCCAGCGCTCGCGGCGCCCGCGTCTGGAGACCATCCTGGCCCTGCTGGTGGCGCTCCAGAGGCTGCCCGTCCGTCTGCCAGAGGGAGAGGCTCTGCAGTGTCTCACAGAGAGGGCCATCACCTGGCAGGGGCGCGCCAAGGAGGCACTGGACAGCCCAGAGATACAGGGGGCACTAGAGAAGCTGCAGGAGCTTAAACAGAAGCAGCctcacagggagggagaggaggaggaggatgggaagaAAGGGAACTCTGAGTCGGTGATAGTGCTGTCGGAttctgagggaggggagggagagggagtgatagacCTCACAGAGGAGAACTCTCCCAAGAAGACCCCAAAGAAAGAGATGAACGGTGGCACGCAGGCTGGATGTGAAAACGGCATAAGCCGTTACAATGTAACAG GTGTGGGCTCTCTGCTGCCGCTGGTCCCTTCACTAAAAGGCCCAGTGATCGAGCTGTCCCTGACCACCAGGACCCAGCTAGAGGAGTTGCAGCTGGAGGGAGACCTGCTGGAGGTGTCTCTGGACCAGACCAGCACCATCCACAGGGTCCTCCAGGCTGCTTCAGagccacagagacacacactccaAACACTCATACTG ATTGAGCTCCAGGAGCAGAAAGGGGCGGGTCGTGGGGGGCGGGCCAAGgacaagaggaagaggaagagccaGAGGGGCGACACAGGGGCGGAGGGAGGACCCCGGTCCCAGGACACCTCAGAGTCCAAGAAGACCCGGCCCCTCAACCACATTCCCATCCAGACACACCCCGAG ATCTTATGA